A genomic region of Gemmatimonadota bacterium contains the following coding sequences:
- a CDS encoding starvation-sensing protein RspA, protein MPVTVTDVKTILTQPAGSRLIVVKILTSEPGLFGLGCATFTQRFRAVHAAIEHHLKPFLIGKDVDDIEDLWQTAMVNGYWRNGPVLNNAISGMDQALWDIKGKRAGMPVYQLLGGKCREAVDTYVHADGRSPEEVAENVLKYMEQDYRHVRCQIGGYGGRKPRVTPPEGAKPGDYFDPRSYMRRTVKMFEHLRAAVGDEVELLHDVHERLTPADAIVFAKQVEPYNLYFLEDPLAPEDNEWFRRMRQTSTTPIAMGELFNNPAEWLPLIEGRLIDFLRMHISQMGGITPARNVAAMAAMYGIRTAWHGPGDVSPVGHAANLHLDLWAPNFGVQEWCRFSDLVYEIFPGTPEVRGGYMYPNDRPGLGVELNEELAARYPCQDEVINWTQARTPDGGPARP, encoded by the coding sequence ATGCCCGTAACAGTAACCGACGTGAAGACCATCCTGACCCAGCCCGCCGGGTCGCGCCTGATCGTCGTGAAGATCCTGACGTCGGAACCTGGCCTGTTCGGCCTGGGCTGCGCTACCTTCACCCAGCGGTTCCGGGCCGTCCACGCGGCCATCGAACACCACCTCAAGCCCTTCCTCATCGGCAAGGACGTGGACGATATCGAAGACCTGTGGCAGACGGCCATGGTGAACGGCTACTGGCGCAACGGACCGGTCCTGAACAACGCGATCTCCGGCATGGACCAGGCCCTGTGGGATATCAAGGGCAAGCGCGCGGGCATGCCCGTGTACCAGCTCCTGGGCGGCAAGTGCCGGGAGGCGGTGGACACCTACGTCCACGCCGACGGCAGGTCACCTGAAGAAGTGGCGGAGAACGTACTGAAGTACATGGAGCAGGACTACCGCCACGTGCGCTGCCAGATCGGCGGATACGGAGGCCGAAAGCCGCGGGTCACCCCGCCCGAGGGCGCGAAGCCCGGGGACTATTTCGATCCGCGGAGCTACATGCGCCGCACGGTGAAGATGTTCGAGCACCTGCGCGCGGCCGTGGGCGACGAGGTGGAACTGCTCCACGACGTGCACGAGCGGCTCACGCCCGCCGACGCCATCGTCTTCGCGAAGCAGGTCGAACCCTACAATCTGTACTTCCTCGAAGACCCCCTGGCGCCCGAGGACAACGAATGGTTCCGCCGCATGCGGCAGACCTCGACGACGCCCATCGCCATGGGGGAACTCTTCAACAATCCCGCCGAATGGCTGCCCCTGATCGAGGGACGGCTCATCGACTTCCTGCGCATGCACATCAGCCAGATGGGCGGCATCACGCCGGCCCGCAACGTCGCGGCCATGGCCGCCATGTACGGCATCCGCACGGCCTGGCACGGTCCGGGCGACGTCTCCCCTGTGGGCCATGCCGCCAACCTGCACCTCGACCTGTGGGCGCCGAATTTCGGCGTCCAGGAATGGTGCCGCTTCAGCGACCTGGTCTACGAGATTTTCCCCGGCACGCCCGAAGTGCGCGGCGGTTACATGTATCCCAACGACCGCCCGGGGCTGGGCGTCGAACTGAACGAGGAACTGGCGGCCCGTTATCCCTGCCAGGACGAGGTCATCAACTGGACCCAGGCCCGGACACCCGACGGAGGCCCCGCCCGGCCGTGA
- a CDS encoding RDD family protein: MTFISGYSLSEDYAGHLQRIGAFAIDLAILTAAGAVMALAAEFLDAGSDPVTVPLLSAFQLLMPWFYYAAMESSTKGATIGKMILGIRVADAEGHTPTFGRAALRAIPKCIPILWPGYLAAVFTQRRQAFHDLIARTLVLKSDT; encoded by the coding sequence GTGACCTTCATCTCCGGCTACTCCCTGTCCGAAGACTACGCCGGCCACCTCCAGCGGATCGGCGCCTTCGCCATCGACCTGGCGATCCTTACCGCCGCCGGCGCCGTGATGGCGCTGGCCGCCGAATTTCTGGATGCCGGCTCGGACCCGGTCACCGTCCCGCTGCTGAGTGCCTTCCAGCTGCTCATGCCCTGGTTCTACTACGCGGCCATGGAGAGTTCGACCAAAGGCGCCACCATCGGCAAGATGATCCTGGGCATCCGGGTGGCCGACGCCGAGGGGCATACGCCCACTTTCGGCCGCGCCGCGCTCAGGGCCATTCCCAAGTGCATTCCCATCCTCTGGCCAGGCTATCTCGCCGCCGTCTTTACCCAGCGCCGACAGGCCTTTCACGACCTGATCGCGCGGACGCTGGTGCTCAAATCCGATACGTAG
- a CDS encoding AIR synthase-related protein: MADEKPNGSRASAGSGAPGGPPAGDRLTYEDSGVDYDRIDPLKVLAQQAARATGANLEGAGAHTGVREVAASRGESAYVVDIGDAYLASITECLGTKALVADAMRKVQVESGVSRVSGPPVSKASGRTWYDHIAQDTIATAVNDLVTVGARPLSIHAYWASGSSDWFDDTDRMNDLVDGWKAACDVLGVAWGGGETPCLTGVVEEGAIDLAASCVGIIRPKSQLTLGEDLAAGDAIVLLESSGIHANGLTLARRLSERLPAGYATIMPGGRTYGEALLDPTVLYPPVTEAVFEAGIGLRYIANITGHGWRKIMRHPGRFTYRITEVPPVPEVLRFMVEETRQTAEEAYGSLNMGAGFALFVRPEDGDAAVACAEAQGIRAWVAGVVEDGPRQVVIEPLGVTLSGESLALRD, translated from the coding sequence ATGGCCGACGAAAAACCGAACGGAAGCCGTGCGTCAGCAGGAAGCGGCGCGCCTGGCGGTCCGCCGGCCGGTGACCGGCTGACCTACGAGGATTCCGGCGTGGATTACGACCGGATCGATCCCTTGAAGGTCCTCGCCCAGCAGGCGGCGCGGGCCACGGGGGCCAACCTCGAGGGCGCGGGTGCGCACACCGGTGTCCGCGAAGTGGCGGCCAGCCGCGGGGAGTCGGCCTACGTGGTGGACATCGGCGACGCCTATCTCGCCTCCATCACCGAATGCCTGGGCACCAAGGCCCTGGTGGCGGACGCGATGCGGAAGGTGCAGGTGGAATCGGGGGTATCGCGGGTGTCGGGGCCGCCGGTATCGAAGGCGTCGGGACGGACCTGGTACGACCACATCGCGCAGGACACCATCGCCACGGCCGTCAACGACCTCGTCACCGTGGGCGCGCGGCCCCTGAGCATCCACGCCTACTGGGCCTCCGGTTCGTCGGACTGGTTCGACGACACCGACCGCATGAACGACCTGGTCGACGGCTGGAAGGCCGCCTGCGACGTCCTGGGCGTGGCCTGGGGCGGCGGCGAGACGCCCTGTCTGACCGGCGTGGTGGAGGAAGGCGCCATCGACCTGGCCGCCTCCTGCGTGGGCATCATCCGGCCGAAGTCGCAACTCACCCTGGGCGAGGACCTGGCGGCCGGCGACGCGATCGTCCTCCTGGAAAGCAGCGGCATCCACGCCAACGGCCTCACCCTCGCGCGCAGGCTGTCCGAGCGCCTGCCGGCGGGGTACGCCACGATCATGCCCGGCGGCCGGACGTACGGCGAGGCCCTGCTCGACCCCACCGTGCTTTATCCTCCCGTCACCGAGGCGGTCTTCGAGGCCGGCATCGGCCTGCGCTACATCGCCAACATCACCGGCCACGGCTGGCGAAAGATCATGCGCCACCCCGGCCGGTTCACCTACCGCATTACCGAAGTGCCCCCCGTTCCCGAGGTCCTGCGGTTCATGGTGGAGGAGACCCGGCAGACGGCGGAAGAGGCCTACGGCAGTCTCAACATGGGCGCTGGCTTCGCCCTATTCGTCCGCCCGGAGGACGGGGACGCGGCCGTGGCCTGTGCCGAAGCGCAAGGCATCCGCGCCTGGGTCGCCGGCGTAGTGGAAGATGGCCCCCGCCAGGTGGTCATCGAGCCGCTGGGCGTGACGCTCAGCGGAGAGAGTCTCGCCTTGCGGGACTGA